Genomic segment of Leptospiraceae bacterium:
CTAGATTGTTATAACCAAAGGATACGCCTCTTTCAGTGATGAGCATTTTTTGATTCCCCGTGCTATAAAATTTTTCTTTGATGGAAGAAACATCCCATGGTGCCAGAAACTGCCCTTTTTTGACATTTACCCATTTTTGGGTTTTTGCACACTCGACGATCAAATCCGTTTGTCTAGACAAAAAAGCCGGCACTTGCAAAACATCCACCACTTCTGCTACAATGGGAACTTGATGGGTTTCGTGCACATCCGTCAAAACTGGAAGTTGAAACTCTGTTTTGATCCATTGCAAAATTTTCAAACCTTCTTCTAAGCCGGGTCCTCTTTTGCTTGTGATGGATGTTCGATTAGCTTTATCAAAGCTGGATTTGAAAACATAAAAAATCCCCAATTTTTCCGTGATGGTTTTTAATTTCTCGGCAACTCTTGCTAAAACGTCTTTAGTTTCAATCACACAAGGACCAGCAATCAAAAAAAATGGGTGATGAGCTCCAATCTTTATGTCGAAAAATTCTCGTTCTCTTGTTGTATTGATTATCTTTATTTTTTGAGTTACCATATTATTTTTGCCTGTGTCTTCTTTTAAGTTCATTAATCACATCATCAATCAAAATATCTTTTTCTACTAAGATCACCAACAAATGAAACCATAAGTCCGCAACCTCGTGGATGATTTCTTTTTTGTCACCTGATTTTACGGCTAATAAAACCTCTCCAGCTTCTTCGATGATTTTCTTCAAGATCACATCTTCTCCTTCTTGAAATAGCCTTGCCGTATAAGAACCCTGAGGTAGTTCTTTTTTTCTTTTGATTAAGAATTCTTCTAATTCATATACAAATTCCATATAATACTCCTTTACAAACGAACCGGAATTTGGTGTTTTCTCATTTCTTCTTTTACTTCTTTTATTGTAAAGGTGCGAAAATGAAAAATGGAGGCAGCCAAGACAGCACTAGCCTTTCCTTGTAAAACAGCATCAACAAAATGATGGAGTTTTCCTGCACCTCCAGAGGCTATCACAGGAATGGTTGTAACTTCCACTACTTTTCTTAAAAGAGAAATATCATATCCATTTTGAGTTCCATCGGCATCCATACTGGTTAATAAAATTTCACCAGCACCATGTTCTTCGGCTTTTTTCGCCCATTCGATGGCAGAAGCTCCCGTAGGTGTTCTGCCTCCATTGAGGTAAACTTCGTAATCATTCATTTCGGGATTCCACTTCGCATCGATGGCACAAATCACACATTGACTACCAAAGATTTTCGCTGACTCGTATAACAAATTAGGATTGAGGAATGCTGCTGTATTGATTGAAACCTTATCAGCACCACCCATCAAGATATTTTCCACATCATCTACGTTGCGAATCCCACCCCCCACAGAAAAAGGAATGAAGATATGCTCAGCGATTTGTTCTACGAGATGTCGAACAATCTTTCTTTTTTCTACACTTGCTGTGATGTCTAAAAATGTAATTTCATCAGCTCCCTGATCCGCATAGAAAGTAGCATTCTCAACAGGATCACCCGCATCTACTAAATTTAAAAAATTCACTCCTTTTACTACCCGACCGTCTTTGATATCGAGACAGGGTATCACTCTCACAGCAAGCACATAACCAAAAAATTTTCATGTATTGATAGGTAATCAATTTTTTCTAAAACAACTCATACTGAGAATCTTTGATTTTGTAATAATGGTTCAAAGCAATGCAATTAAGAATTCTTCCATGAGAAGAAATAAAGTGCCTTGCAATACTCAAGTTGCCACCAACTTTTTTTATGTCAATAAAATCCAAGTCTCGGATTTTTCGGATCCGCTCTAAGATAAGGGCTTGAGAAAGTGAAACACCGGGAATTTTTGCCAGCTGCTCCACAGAACTCCTATTAATATCAACAGGATAAGAAGAAATCTCTCGAAAAGCCTGTAAAATTTTTGGCTCAAACTTGATCTGTCTTTTTACTTTCTCATAACTAAAAAGAAAGAAACATTCTAACCACGCAAATTGAGTATGATTTATCAAAAAATTTTTATCAATAGATTTTATAAATTCCATCAAATATTTAATCTCATATGAATTCAAACTTTTTTTATTTTCATTTATAAACAGAAATACATTGTTTAAAATTTTTAATTTGTGATTTTTCATAAATATAAAATTACTTTTCCCTAATAATTTGCAATCAAAAAACTATATGAATGTTTAGTAAAAAATTTCTTAATGTTTATCAAAAAATACAAATAAAGAGTTCAAATTTGATTGACAAAATTTAAACTTAAAAAATCTTAAATTATACCAATACCTACTAAAGGTATTTAAAGTATTCAATGGAGGAAGAGTATGTCGACACAAATCCAAGAACAAGAAAAAAATGAAAAACAAATTTTACAAAAGTTTGTGGATACATTGGACCACTGGCTTACAGGAGAAGATATAAGCCTTAACATATATGGCTGCGTTGAATGTAACCAATGCGGTGAGGCTTGTGCCTGGTATTTGGAGACTGGGGAAATGGACATGCATCCTAAGGTTCGCGCAGACTTCATTAGAAAAGTCTGGAAGCGATACAAAACTCCAATGGGTAAATTCTTGGGTTCCTTGGGTTTGATTGAATCCCCAACCGTTGACGATCTTCGCAAACATATGCATATTTATTGGGAATGCACCGTTTGTGGAAGATGCACATTGGCTTGTCCAATGAATATTTCAAACCGTGCACTGTATCGAGCAATGAGGGCTGCTTATACTGAGTCGGGATTAGCATTTGAAAACCCAACATTGAAAAGTATCTACGAAAATACAATTAAATATAGACACTCTTTTGGACTTACAAGAGAATATGTCTTTGCAAGACCAGGATTATTCTTAGGCTACGAAGGAGTAGAAGTTCCTGTTGATGTAAAAAATGTTGATTATTTCTTTGTATGCCCATCTGCTGGTAATACTCGTATTCCTGAGTATGGTGTGAAATTGATCAAAATTCTCAATGCCGCTGGAGTAAGCTACACAGTTTCTTCTAAAGTAGTAGATACAGGAACTGAAATTGATCATATTGTTGTTCATCATGAGCTTTCAAAAACAATGCTTGAGGAATGGGAACAAGCAGCTTTAGAAGCGAATGCTAAATATGTAGTAGTTGCAGAATGTGGTTGCGATGTGCGAACCATGTATGTCGAAGCGGAAAAAACCTTAGGAAGACCTTTTAAATTACCC
This window contains:
- the kdsA gene encoding 3-deoxy-8-phosphooctulonate synthase; protein product: MVTQKIKIINTTREREFFDIKIGAHHPFFLIAGPCVIETKDVLARVAEKLKTITEKLGIFYVFKSSFDKANRTSITSKRGPGLEEGLKILQWIKTEFQLPVLTDVHETHQVPIVAEVVDVLQVPAFLSRQTDLIVECAKTQKWVNVKKGQFLAPWDVSSIKEKFYSTGNQKMLITERGVSFGYNNLVFDPRSIPIMQGFDLPVVFDGTHSTQQPGGFGTQSGGNREMIPYLLKAAVSIGIEGIFMEIHPDPQNAWSDSATQFPLDQAEELLKHLYDLDRLVKTQAPQ
- a CDS encoding phosphoribosyl-ATP diphosphatase, whose product is MEFVYELEEFLIKRKKELPQGSYTARLFQEGEDVILKKIIEEAGEVLLAVKSGDKKEIIHEVADLWFHLLVILVEKDILIDDVINELKRRHRQK
- the hisF gene encoding imidazole glycerol phosphate synthase subunit HisF, with protein sequence MLAVRVIPCLDIKDGRVVKGVNFLNLVDAGDPVENATFYADQGADEITFLDITASVEKRKIVRHLVEQIAEHIFIPFSVGGGIRNVDDVENILMGGADKVSINTAAFLNPNLLYESAKIFGSQCVICAIDAKWNPEMNDYEVYLNGGRTPTGASAIEWAKKAEEHGAGEILLTSMDADGTQNGYDISLLRKVVEVTTIPVIASGGAGKLHHFVDAVLQGKASAVLAASIFHFRTFTIKEVKEEMRKHQIPVRL
- a CDS encoding (Fe-S)-binding protein is translated as MSTQIQEQEKNEKQILQKFVDTLDHWLTGEDISLNIYGCVECNQCGEACAWYLETGEMDMHPKVRADFIRKVWKRYKTPMGKFLGSLGLIESPTVDDLRKHMHIYWECTVCGRCTLACPMNISNRALYRAMRAAYTESGLAFENPTLKSIYENTIKYRHSFGLTREYVFARPGLFLGYEGVEVPVDVKNVDYFFVCPSAGNTRIPEYGVKLIKILNAAGVSYTVSSKVVDTGTEIDHIVVHHELSKTMLEEWEQAALEANAKYVVVAECGCDVRTMYVEAEKTLGRPFKLPIISIDTIIEQAIDEGKLPVEQIDESVTFHDPCYVTRLSGRGDEYRRFLPKVVKDFREMTPNRENNYCCNGGAGGMRLPENTEKRRKISRLKAEQIKNTGADLVTTPCAVCYLNLKDTTEVYGLATPENRKARMLFEIVYDAMMKALKKRGEEDRVRIPAVFKNMTQEERIKHSLSGMMELLIRSPEFPQMLAKLKEDANVKNYARENPGFWKYFEKIEKEVLASKN